One part of the Arabidopsis thaliana chromosome 4, partial sequence genome encodes these proteins:
- the scpl20 gene encoding serine carboxypeptidase-like 20 gives MSIITMVWLMKVFVFVTLLSLVFVITESAPESALITKLPGFEGTFPSKHYSGYVTIDKEHGKNLWYYFIESEKNPSKDPVVLWLNGGPGCSSMDGFVYEHGPFNFELPKKNNSLPLLHLNPYSWSKVSNIIYLDSPVGVGFSYSNNKSDYITGDIKTAVDSHAFLLKWFQMFPEFQSNPFFISGESYAGVYVPTLASEVVIGNKNGVKPALNFKGYLVGNGVADPKFDGNAFVPFAHGMGLISDELFENVTKACKGNFYEIEGLECEEQYTKVNDDTNQLNIYNILEPCYHGTSLSAFDIRSLPSSLLQLGKTEKRLPIRKRMFGRAWPVRAPVHPGIVPSWSQLLADVTVPCIDDRVATAWLNDPEIRKAIHTKEESEIGRWELCSGKLSFYHDAGSMIDFHRNLTLSGYRALIYSGDHDMCVPFTGSEAWTKSLGYKVIDEWRAWISNDQVAG, from the exons ATGTCAATAATCACAATGGTTTGGTTAAtgaaagtttttgtctttgtgaCATTACTCTCTTTAGTGTTTGTAATAACAGAATCAGCTCCTGAATCTGCTCTTATCACCAAACTTCCTGGTTTCGAAGGCACTTTTCCTTCGAAACATTACTCCGg GTATGTGACAATTGATAAGGAACATGGAAAGAATCTATGGTATTACTTTATTGAATCGGAGAAGAATCCATCGAAAGATCCGGTGGTGCTTTGGCTCAATGGTGGTCCAGGTTGTTCAAGCATGGATGGATTTGTGTATGAGCATGGTCCATTCAATTTCGAActaccaaagaaaaacaatagtcTCCCACTCTTGCATCTTAATCCTTATAGTTGGTCCAAG GTCTCTAACATTATATACCTTGATTCTCCTGTTGGTGTGGGATTCTCTTACTCAAACAATAAGTCTGATTACATAACCGGTGATATTAAAACCGCGGTTGACTCTCACGCGTTCCTTCTCAAG TGGTTCCAAATGTTTCCTGAGTTTCAATCAAATCCTTTTTTCATCTCTGGAGAATCTTACGCCGGAGTTTATGTCCCAACTCTTGCTTCAGAAGTTGTCATAG GGAACAAAAATGGAGTAAAGCCGGCTCTTAACTTCAAG GGGTATTTGGTTGGAAATGGAGTTGCGGATCCGAAGTTTGATGGAAATGCTTTTGTCCCGTTTGCACATGGGATGGGACTAATCTCTGATGAACTCTTTGAG AACGTTACAAAAGCTTGCAAGGGAAATTTCTATGAAATAGAGGGACTCGAGTGCGAGGAACAGTATACGAAAGTTAACGAT GATACTAACCAGTTGAATATATACAACATTCTTGAGCCATGTTACCACGGAACATCGCTATCTGCATTCGACATTAGATCGCTTCCTTCAAGTCTCCTTCAGCTAGGCAAAACTGAAAAACGGTTAcctataagaaaaagaatgtttGGTCGAGCGTGGCCAGTTCGTGCGCCTGTTCATCCAGGCATTGTCCCTAGCTGGTCTCAACTTCTTGCCGACGTCACTGTTCCTTGCATT GATGATAGAGTTGCAACAGCGTGGTTGAACGATCCAGAGATTAGGAAAGCTATTCATACTAAAGAG GAGAGCGAGATTGGAAGGTGGGAACTTTGCAGTGGGAAACTCTCATTCTATCACGACGCAGGAAGCATGATCGATTTCCATAGAAACCTTACACTAAGTGGATATAGAGCTCTCATTTACAG CGGGGATCACGATATGTGTGTTCCGTTTACTGGCTCGGAAGCTTGGACAAAATCTCTTGGATACAAAGTTATTGATGAATGGAGGGCATGGATATCAAATGACCAAGTCGCGGGGTAA
- the scpl20 gene encoding serine carboxypeptidase-like 20 (serine carboxypeptidase-like 20 (scpl20); FUNCTIONS IN: serine-type carboxypeptidase activity; INVOLVED IN: proteolysis; LOCATED IN: vacuole; EXPRESSED IN: 23 plant structures; EXPRESSED DURING: 13 growth stages; CONTAINS InterPro DOMAIN/s: Peptidase S10, serine carboxypeptidase (InterPro:IPR001563), Peptidase S10, serine carboxypeptidase, active site (InterPro:IPR018202); BEST Arabidopsis thaliana protein match is: serine carboxypeptidase-like 21 (TAIR:AT3G25420.1); Has 4118 Blast hits to 3857 proteins in 425 species: Archae - 0; Bacteria - 294; Metazoa - 699; Fungi - 932; Plants - 1620; Viruses - 0; Other Eukaryotes - 573 (source: NCBI BLink).), whose amino-acid sequence MSIITMVWLMKVFVFVTLLSLVFVITESAPESALITKLPGFEGTFPSKHYSGYVTIDKEHGKNLWYYFIESEKNPSKDPVVLWLNGGPGCSSMDGFVYEHGPFNFELPKKNNSLPLLHLNPYSWSKVSNIIYLDSPVGVGFSYSNNKSDYITGDIKTAVDSHAFLLKWFQMFPEFQSNPFFISGESYAGVYVPTLASEVVIGNKNGVKPALNFKGYLVGNGVADPKFDGNAFVPFAHGMGLISDELFENVTKACKGNFYEIEGLECEEQYTKVNDDTNQLNIYNILEPCYHGTSLSAFDIRSLPSSLLQLGKTEKRLPIRKRMFGRAWPVRAPVHPGIVPSWSQLLADVTVPCIDDRVATAWLNDPEIRKAIHTKEESEIGRWELCSGKLSFYHDAGSMIDFHRNLTLSGYRALIYSGDHDMCVPFTGSEAWTKSLGYKVIDEWRAWISNDQVAGYTQGYANNLTFLTIKGAGHTVPEYKPREALDFYSRFLEGSKI is encoded by the exons ATGTCAATAATCACAATGGTTTGGTTAAtgaaagtttttgtctttgtgaCATTACTCTCTTTAGTGTTTGTAATAACAGAATCAGCTCCTGAATCTGCTCTTATCACCAAACTTCCTGGTTTCGAAGGCACTTTTCCTTCGAAACATTACTCCGg GTATGTGACAATTGATAAGGAACATGGAAAGAATCTATGGTATTACTTTATTGAATCGGAGAAGAATCCATCGAAAGATCCGGTGGTGCTTTGGCTCAATGGTGGTCCAGGTTGTTCAAGCATGGATGGATTTGTGTATGAGCATGGTCCATTCAATTTCGAActaccaaagaaaaacaatagtcTCCCACTCTTGCATCTTAATCCTTATAGTTGGTCCAAG GTCTCTAACATTATATACCTTGATTCTCCTGTTGGTGTGGGATTCTCTTACTCAAACAATAAGTCTGATTACATAACCGGTGATATTAAAACCGCGGTTGACTCTCACGCGTTCCTTCTCAAG TGGTTCCAAATGTTTCCTGAGTTTCAATCAAATCCTTTTTTCATCTCTGGAGAATCTTACGCCGGAGTTTATGTCCCAACTCTTGCTTCAGAAGTTGTCATAG GGAACAAAAATGGAGTAAAGCCGGCTCTTAACTTCAAG GGGTATTTGGTTGGAAATGGAGTTGCGGATCCGAAGTTTGATGGAAATGCTTTTGTCCCGTTTGCACATGGGATGGGACTAATCTCTGATGAACTCTTTGAG AACGTTACAAAAGCTTGCAAGGGAAATTTCTATGAAATAGAGGGACTCGAGTGCGAGGAACAGTATACGAAAGTTAACGAT GATACTAACCAGTTGAATATATACAACATTCTTGAGCCATGTTACCACGGAACATCGCTATCTGCATTCGACATTAGATCGCTTCCTTCAAGTCTCCTTCAGCTAGGCAAAACTGAAAAACGGTTAcctataagaaaaagaatgtttGGTCGAGCGTGGCCAGTTCGTGCGCCTGTTCATCCAGGCATTGTCCCTAGCTGGTCTCAACTTCTTGCCGACGTCACTGTTCCTTGCATT GATGATAGAGTTGCAACAGCGTGGTTGAACGATCCAGAGATTAGGAAAGCTATTCATACTAAAGAG GAGAGCGAGATTGGAAGGTGGGAACTTTGCAGTGGGAAACTCTCATTCTATCACGACGCAGGAAGCATGATCGATTTCCATAGAAACCTTACACTAAGTGGATATAGAGCTCTCATTTACAG CGGGGATCACGATATGTGTGTTCCGTTTACTGGCTCGGAAGCTTGGACAAAATCTCTTGGATACAAAGTTATTGATGAATGGAGGGCATGGATATCAAATGACCAAGTCGCGGG GTATACGCAAGGATATGCAAACAATCTCACATTTTTAACCATCAAG GGTGCAGGACATACGGTTCCTGAGTACAAACCGCGGGAGGCTTTAGACTTCTATAGCCGATTTCTAGAAGGAAGCAAGATTTAA
- a CDS encoding Gamma interferon responsive lysosomal thiol (GILT) reductase family protein (Gamma interferon responsive lysosomal thiol (GILT) reductase family protein; FUNCTIONS IN: catalytic activity; LOCATED IN: endomembrane system; CONTAINS InterPro DOMAIN/s: Gamma interferon inducible lysosomal thiol reductase GILT (InterPro:IPR004911); BEST Arabidopsis thaliana protein match is: Gamma interferon responsive lysosomal thiol (GILT) reductase family protein (TAIR:AT4G12890.1); Has 477 Blast hits to 470 proteins in 93 species: Archae - 0; Bacteria - 0; Metazoa - 326; Fungi - 7; Plants - 99; Viruses - 0; Other Eukaryotes - 45 (source: NCBI BLink).) yields MASSSSLASSTKLVFFACLLLFTFSSHNLVAGESDKVKLNLYYESLCPSCQNFIVHHLGKIFNTDLHTITDLKLIPFGNAHVSDDLTVTCQHGEEECKLNALEACAIRTWPNQRLHYKFIRCVETNTNAWESCVKKYGGEKAINDCYNGDLSKELILGYANQTLSLKPEHKYVPWMTLNGEPLYENIGDFVDLVCKAYKGKAALPKLCYSSVLSQRTMMLEFSYVDEAINH; encoded by the exons atggcttcttcttcttcgttggcTTCTTCAACCAAGCTTGTATTCTTTGCTTGCCTCCTCCTATTCACATTCTCATCACACAATCTCGTGGCTGGAGAATCCGACAAAGTAAAGCTCAATCTTTACTATGAATCACTTTGTCCTTCTTGTCAGAATTTCATCGTCCATCATCTAGGCAAAATCTTTAACACTGATCTCCACACAATCACCGATCTCAAGCTCATTCCATTCGGTAACGCCCATGTCTCCGATGATCTTACCGTCACTTGCCAG CATGGTGAAGAAGAATGCAAATTAAACGCCCTTGAAGCTTGCGCCATAAGAACTTGGCCTAATCAG AGATTGCACTACAAGTTCATTCGGTGCGTTGAAACTAACACGAATGCTTGGGAATCTTGTGTTAAGAAGTATGGAGGTGAAAAAGCGATAAATGATTGTTACAATGGTGATCTCTCTAAAGAG CTGATACTTGGGTATGCAAACCAGACATTGAGTTTGAAACCGGAGCATAAATACGTACCATGGATGACACTCAACGGCGAACCACTCTACGAA AATATTGGTGATTTTGTGGACTTAGTCTGCAAAGCGTATAAAGGAAAGGCTGCTCTCCCTAAACTCTGTTATTCCTCTGTCTTGTCTCAGAGGACAATGATGCTTGAATTCTCCTATGTTGATGAAGCTATCAATCACTAA